In Silene latifolia isolate original U9 population unplaced genomic scaffold, ASM4854445v1 scaffold_654, whole genome shotgun sequence, the DNA window CTCGATAGATAATGTTAATGTAAGAGCATCGTGGTGTTGTTCTGCTTCACTTTGTGCGTCTGTCTCGTCAAATGTGACGGTAGGTAGATCACTATGTCTTATTCTGAACGACGTTTCTGGGTGATCCCCTTTACTTTATGTGGCCCGTCTCTTGGCCGCAAAATAAGTTAGCCCAGACAAGTCGgatccacctgttatcacgttGATAATCATAGTGCAAATAGGTGGGGCAAAGGGAAGTACCTGATTTATTGTTTCCCTCTTGTCCCTGCCTGCCCCCATATGATAACAGATGGTCCAAGATTCCCCTTCCGTACCTGGAACCTCACTTCTTTTCGGAGCATAAAACAATCTTCCGTTTTGTACCCAATATTCTGGTGATATTCGCACCTCTTGCTGTGGTCCCTATCGTCATTTGGtctgtcttccgttggtggttTAGGGCACCTCACCTGATCGCCTAAGTCCCTTAATGCTTTCAGCAGGCCTTCAATACCTGTTGTGAACCCGTATTCGGCTAATCTGGGTGGGTATTTCGAACCACCCCCCTGCTGCGAATTTTCTGCTAccttgttgatattgggtgtgctGTAGGGTTTGGTTTTATCCTCCTTTTTGTCTGTGGGAATCTTCCTGCTTGTTCTATCAAAGGCTAGCGTTCCTTTCCTGGATAAGATGTCTTCTTCCAGCGTTAGTGCTACTATAGCCTGCTGCTGAACTTCCTCGAATCTCTCACAGGGGTGCATAGTCAGTTCTTTGTATAGATCTGAATCCTTGTCTAAGCCCTGCCGAAAAGGGTTAATGGCCGTGGATGTGTCGTAGCCTCGTATTGCCACCTTTTCCGTGTTGAATCTTGTAACATAATCTTTAATTGATTCCCCAATCTCTTGCACGATCCTATAAAGATCGCTAGGCTGCTTTGGAGTCCTTCTGATGCTTTCGAACTTCTGATTAAAGGCGTTGACTAGTTCGGCAAATGAGGATATAAATTTGTTAGGGAGGCTAACAAACCATTTTAGTGCCGCTCCAGATAAGGTCGACCCGAATCCCTTACACATACAGGTCTCCTTGGAGGCTCCAGCCGCTGTAGTCACCATCATCTTTTGCTTGTACTCGCTGATATAATGGCATGAATTTGCGGTCCCGTTGAAAAGAGTCATCGTAGGGACGCTGAATCCCTTTGGTAAAGCTACAATAGCTATGGCATCGGTGAAGGGCGAATCAGCGTAACTATCTGGTGTTGCCATCTCTATAGGTGGTGGCATTCCTGGGATCCTCCTGAGGATACTGCGTAATTCCTGGTACTACTGCTCCATATAGGTTTCTCTGCCTGTTGGTTGTCAATGTGCCAGCGGCTGCTGGTGTTGGGTCCCTATTAGGTTCTGATGTTCGACTGCCGGCACTGCAGGTAACGGAGGTGTATCCATTCCTACATTGCTTACCCATGCATATTCTGGCCTGTGCGATATTGGCTCCATGGCCGATGGAGTTGCTGATCCTAGTTAGCTCTGTAATTTTGATGTGCCCTGACACCTACGCTAGAGAGATTTCCAGGGTGTAAGAAATTGTCTAAAGGCAGAGTACCTGATACGGGCGTAGGTTCCTGGTGCACCGGTTCTGGATCTGGCGTTAGTGCCCCCAATACTGCTGGAATCAGGCCTCTTCATTACCGCGGTGTGGTTTCCATATCCAGCCGCGTTACCATATCTTGGGGTAGCAGCCGATTCTGCCTTCTGCCACTATGTCGTGCTGGCACACCCCTGGGTACGATGCCTTACAGCCTAGTTGTTGGTGCAGCAGCTTGCTATCGTAGTTCATCGATCTATGCTTTAAGGAAGTTGTTATCTGCCTCCATCTGGGACCTCATACTTCTGTTCTCGCTTTGCATGGTCCTGATGGTCCTCGCCAGGGTATCCAGTCCAC includes these proteins:
- the LOC141639966 gene encoding uncharacterized protein LOC141639966, coding for MATPDSYADSPFTDAIAIVALPKGFSVPTMTLFNGTANSCHYISEYKQKMMVTTAAGASKETCMCKGFGSTLSGAALKWFVSLPNKFISSFAELVNAFNQKFESIRRTPKQPSDLYRIVQEIGESIKDYVTRFNTEKVAIRGYDTSTAINPFRQGLDKDSDLYKELTMHPCERFEEVQQQAIVALTLEEDILSRKGTLAFDRTSRKIPTDKKEDKTKPYSTPNINKVAENSQQGGGSKYPPRLAEYGFTTGIEGLLKALRDLGDQVRCPKPPTEDRPNDDRDHSKRCEYHQNIGYKTEDCFMLRKEVRFQVRKGNLGPSVIIWGQAGTRGKQ